One part of the Bradyrhizobium sp. CB1650 genome encodes these proteins:
- a CDS encoding GcrA family cell cycle regulator, with amino-acid sequence MPAPSPTWTDERIALLKQHFEAGLSCSEIAADIGVSRNAVIGKLSRLNLTRGRTSDERRLRDKSFAPARTSKAMPRLQYEMLATIYGETEPPVILEPIDEANRCSLMDLGENRCRWPISTPGADDFCFCGNVAPDGQPYCTGHSRLAYRPNSRPRLMRG; translated from the coding sequence ATGCCTGCTCCTTCACCGACCTGGACCGACGAACGAATCGCACTCCTGAAACAGCATTTCGAGGCCGGCCTCTCCTGCAGCGAGATCGCCGCCGACATCGGCGTCAGCCGCAATGCCGTGATCGGCAAGCTGTCCCGGCTCAATCTTACGCGCGGCAGGACGAGCGACGAGCGCAGGCTCCGTGACAAGAGCTTTGCGCCGGCGCGCACATCGAAGGCAATGCCGCGGTTGCAATACGAAATGCTCGCGACGATCTACGGCGAGACCGAACCGCCGGTGATATTGGAGCCGATTGACGAGGCCAACCGCTGCTCGTTGATGGATCTCGGCGAAAATCGCTGCCGCTGGCCGATCTCGACGCCGGGCGCGGACGATTTCTGCTTCTGCGGCAATGTCGCGCCCGACGGCCAGCCCTATTGCACCGGCCACAGCCGCCTCGCCTATCGGCCGAATTCACGCCCGCGCCTCATGCG